AGCATCAGCACATTGTCGGGAAAGAGATCGGCATGAATCGCACAGCGCGCCAGCCCCTGACGGTCCCAGGTCTCCGCGAGGTCGCCCAGCGCGAAATCAAGGTCGCGATACAGGCCCGGCGCGATACCATCGAGGCTTTCCCCGCAACGTTCGAGCAGCGGTTTCCAGCTTTCGAATCCCATTGAGTTGGGCCGGTCCAGCGGAAAATCGGCAACCGCCTGATGCATCGCTCCCAGCGCTTCCCCCGCAGCGCGCGCCTGCGCCACGTTGGGATGCGAGAGCGACACGCCAGGTAGGAATTTGATAAGGCAGGCGGGTCGCCCTTCCAGTTCATGGATTTCGCGGCCCTCGCGATCCTTGATCGCTGGCGGCACTGGCAGCCCCTTGGCGGCGAGATGATCGAGCAGCGCCATGAAATAGGGCAGGTCGTCGGCCGCCACGCGCTTTTCATAGAGCGTCAGGATGAAGCGGTCCTGCGTGGTCTCGACCAGGTAATTGCTGTTTTCGACGCCCTCGGCGATGCCCTTGGCGGAGACGAGTTCGCCGACATCGAAGCGCGTCAGAAATTCCGCCAGCGCTTCGGCCGACACATGCGTATAGACTGCCATAGGATCAGGCGGCTTCGAGGCCGCGCGGCAGCTTGAAGGCGATCATTTCCTCAGCCGTCGTCACTTCGCGCTCGGTTATGTCGAAATGTCGCTTCAGATGATCGACGACTTCGCGCACCAGAATCTCGGGTGCCGAGGCGCCCGCGGTGATGCCGATACTGCCGACACCCGCCAGCCAGCCGTGATCGATGTCCTGACCGCGCTGGATCAGATGGGCGTCGGTGCCCTGGCGCTCGGCGACTTCGACGAGGCGCAGCGAATTGGAGGAATTGGGCGCGCCGATCACCAGCATCAGATCGACCGAGGAAGCGATCGCCTTCACTGCTTCCTGCCGGTTCGAGGTAGCGTAGCAAATGTCGTCGGCCTTGGGCGCGACGATCGTGGGGAAGCGGCGATGGAGCACCGCGAGCGTGGCGGCGGTATCGTCAACCGACAGCGTCGTCTGCGTCAGAAACGCCAGATTGTCGGGGTCGGCCGGAGACAGCGCTTCGGCGTCCGCGACGGTTTCGAGCAGCGTCATCGAACCCTCGGGCACCTGGCCGAAAGTTCCGATCACCTCGGGATGGCCCTTGTGTCCGATGAACAGGATGTGGCGGCCTGCCGCCACCAGCCGTTCGGCCTGTCGATGCACTTTCGACACCAGCGGGCATGTTGCGTCGAGATAGGAAAGCCCGCGCTCGGCGGCCTTGGCGGGTACGGCCTTGGGCACGCCATGCGCAGAAAACACGACGGGGACGTCATCGGGCACCTGATCGAGTTCCTCGACGAAAATGGCGCCTTTTTCTCTCAGTGCGTCGACAACATATTTGTTGTGCACGATTTCGTGCCGGACATAGACCGGGGGGCCGTATTTCTCGATCGCCAGTTCGACGATGCGGATGGCACGGTCGACTCCGGCGCAGAAGCCGCGCGGTGCGGCGATCAGCAATTCGAGGCAGGGTTTGGTCGCATCGGTCATCGCCGTCCGCCTGTACGCGATTGCTTGCGCGGCGCAAAGGCGGTTCCTATGGTGCGCGCCGTTTCCAGGGTCGCTCGCGTGGCGGCCCTCTCCATGTTGGAAAGGTGAACCGCCCCGTGTCGCTTCGCAAATTTGCCGCGCCGTTGATCGTCCTTGCCCTTGCTGCGGGATGCAGCCGTGAAGGGACGATCGCCCAGGGCGGCATCCATGCGGTTCGTTCCGCCTGTCCGGTCGTCGCGATCCCGGCCGGGACCGGGGACATCACGCTGTTCGATCCCGCCGACAGCCGGGATGCGAGCGCGATCGACGTGACTGCGACGATGACCAACGTCACGTCGACCTGCAACGAGACCGGCGAACAGATCGTCACCGACGTCGCGTTCGAGGTGTTTGCGCGTCGTCGCGATGCGGGCGCGGCGCGGAGCGTGACGCTGCCCTATTTCATCACCGTGGTGCGCGGCGGCGAATCGGTGATCGCCAAGCGCGTCGGGCAGGTCACGCTCGATTTCGCGGCGGGGGCCGATCGCGCGAGCACCAGCGGCACGGCTTCCACTTCGGTATCGCGCGCGGCCGCCACATTGCCAGAAGCGGTTCGCGACCGTCTTACCGAGCGCCGTCGCGCGGGTGAGGAAGGCGCAGCGATCGATCCGCTTTCGGACCCGGCGATCCGCCAGGCGCTGCTCGCCGCGACGTTCGAGGCGATGGTCGGCTTCCAGCTCACCGAAGACCAGCTGCGCTACAACGCGACACGCTGAGCCGGGTGGTCAAGGCGACGGATTTCACGGGGAGTTTCGTTCCCCGATTGACTTGCGTCGAGCAGCCGTCCACTCTTTAGGAGTCGATGGCGAAATATCGTCATAGGTGCATGCGGGAGAGTGTGACGGCGTAAAGGCCGGCACCGCCGAAGGAGCAACCGCCCCGGAATCTCTCAGGCAAACGGGACCGCGTGCGCACGACACTCTGGAAAGCGCCTCGCCGCATGGCGGGGCCACCGAAGGGGTAAGTCCGGTATGGCGCTGCCGTCCGGGAGAAGCTCTCAGGTTCCGTGACAGAGGGGGCGATGGAACATGCCGGGCAAGGCCGGTTCCGTCCCCTGTTGACTGCACGGAGACCGGCTGATGAGCGAATTGGTCCAGGACAATAGCGAAGAGACGGGGCCGCAGCAGCTGCCGCTCGATAGCTGGCACCGCGAACGCGGCGGCCGGATGGTGCCGTTCGCGGGCTATGAAATGCCTGTCCAGTATGAAGGCATCATGGCCGAACATCTCTGGACGCGCGAACATGCCGGGCTGTTCGACGTCAGCCATATGGGCCAGCTGCTCTTTTCGGGCGAAGGCGTCGACGTTGCGCTCGAAAGCCTGTTGCCGGGCGAGCTTCAGAAGCTCGGCGAGGGCCGCATGCGCTATTCGCTGCTGCTTGCCGAAAATGGCGGCATTCACGACGATCTGATGGTCACGCGCCTGCCCGCGAACAATGCATTCGAGGAAGATGCCGGCGCTTTCTACATGGTCGTCAACGGCGCGACCAAATGGGACGATCTGGGCGTGCTGCGCGAGAATCTGTCCGACGATATCCGCATAGCGCATCTCGACGAACAGGCGCTGCTCGCGCTGCAGGGCCCCGAAGCCGTAACGGCGCTCGAGCGACTGGTGCCGGGCGTTGCCGACCTCGTCTTCATGACCGCCGGCGCGTTCGACTGGCAGGGCAATCCTTTGTGGGTCAGCCGCTCGGGCTATACCGGCGAGGACGGGTTCGAGATTTCGCTTCCCGCCGATTGCGCGGTCGCTTTCGCCGACGCGCTGCTTGAACAGGCCGAGGTCAAGCCGATCGGCCTGGGCGCGCGCGATTCGCTGCGGCTCGAGGCTGGGCTGCCGCTCTACGGGCATGACATCGACCTCGAAACCACGCCGATCGCTGCCGATCTGGGCTTTGCGCTGTCGAAGCGGCGGCGCGAGGAAGGCGGTTTCCCCGGCGCCGAGCGCATCCTGATGGAGCGCGAACAGGGCAGTGTCTCCAAGCGCGTCGGCCTGACCATTGAGGGACGCCAGCCGGTGCGCGAAGGCGCGATGGTGGTCGATGCCGATGGCAGCGAAGTCGGCAAGGTCACCTCGGGCGGTTTCGCGCCGAGCGTCGGCGCGCCGATCGGCATGGCCTATGTGCCGACCGCGCTGGCCGCGCCCGGCACTGAAATCACGCTTGCCCAACGCGGCAAGATCCATCGGGCAACGGTCACGCCGATGCCCTTCATTCCCCACCGCTATGTCCGCAAGAAAGGCTGATGCGATGAGCCGTTACTTCACCGAAGACCATGAATGGATCGAAGTCGAAAACCAGACGGCGACGGTCGGCATCACCGATTATGCGCAGGAACAGCTCGGCGACATCGTGTTCGTCGAAGTGCCCGAGGCGGGGCGCGAATTCGCGCGCGGCGATGAAGCCGCGGTGGTCGAAAGCGTCAAGGCGGCGAGCGACGTCTATGCGCCGGTCAGCGGTGTCGTCACCGAGGCCAATGAAGCGCTGGGTGACGATCCCGCGCTGGTGAACTCCGATCCCGAAGGCGAAGGCTGGTTCTTCAAGCTGAGCCTGACGCATCCCGATCAGCTCGAAGGGCTGATGGACGAGACGAAGTACAAGGATTTCGTCAGCAAGCTGTGACTTGTCTTCTCCCTCCCGCTTGCGGGAGGGGGCCAGGGGGTGGGCGCGCGCTCGCTTCCTGCCTGATTGCCCGTTGATCGCGGGTGCCCACCCCCGGCCCCTCCCGCTTGCGCGAGGGGAGAAGGAAGATGAATGCGCTACCTGCCCCTTACCGATGCCGATCGCGGCGAGATGCTCGCACGCGTCGGCGCTGCGACGATCGACGACCTGTTCGTCGACGTGCCCGAACATGCCCGGTTCGACGGTCCGATTCCGAACCTGCCACTCCACGCCAGCGAAATGGCGGTCGAACGGCATATGGGCAGGTTGTCGCGGCAGAATCTGAGCGCGGGCGACGCGCCCTTCTTTCTCGGCTGTGGCGCCTATCGCCATCATGTCCCGGCGAGCGTCGATCACATCATCCAGCGTGGCGAGTTCCTGACCGCCTACACGCCCTATCAGCCCGAAATCGCGCAGGGCACGCTGCAGATGATGTTCGAGTTCCAGACACAGGTCGCGCGGTTGCTCGGCTGCGATCTGGCGAACGCGTCGATGTATGACGGCTCGACTGCCTGCTGGGAAGCGATCACGATGGCGCGCCGCGTGACCAGGCGCGCAAAGGCGATCCTCTCCTCGGGGTTGCACCCGCACTATGTGTCGGTCGCCAACACGATGGCGAAATTCACCGGCGATGTGCTCGAAACCGGTCTGCCGGAGCTGACGGCGGAGCCCGATACGGCAAGCCTGATCGACCGTATCGACGACGATACGTCGTGCGTGGTCGTCCAGTATCCCGACATTCTCGGCCGTGTGAGCGACCTTTCCGAACTCGCTGCCGCCTGCCACGCCAAAAAGGCGTTGCTCGTCGCGGTCGTCACCGAGCCGGTGGCGCTGGGCGCGCTCAAGGCCCCGGGCGAAATGGGCGCGGATATCGTCGTGGGCGAGGGGCAGGCGCTTGGCGTCGGGCTGCAGTTCGGCGGCCCCTATTGCGGACTTTTCGCCTGTTCGGAAAAGCTTGTCCGGCAAATGCCGGGGCGTCTGACCGGCGAGACGGTGGATGCCGAGGGCAAGCGCGGCTTCGTGCTGACGCTGTCGACGCGCGAACAGCATATCCGCCGCGAAAAGGCGACGTCGAACATCTGCACCAGCTCGGTGCTGTGCGCGCTCGCCATGTCGGTGCACATGACCCTGCTCGGCGAGAAGGGGCTGCGGCAGCTCGCGGCGCGCAATCATGCGCGCGCCTGCCAGACCGCCGACCGGCTGGCGAAGGTGCCCGGCGTCGAGGTGGTCAACGACAGCTTCTTCAACGAATTCACGGTAAAGCTTTCGAAGGAAGCCCGGCCGGTGGTGCGTGACCTCGCCGACAAGGGCGTGCTGGCGGGCGTGTCGCTCGGCCGGCTCTGGCCTGACGCGGAGGCGCTGGCCAACGGGCTGGTGATCGCCGTCACCGAAACCGTAACCGACGAGGATATCGAGGCGCTGACAAGCGGGCTCGAGGAGGCGTTGGCGTGATCCGGTTTTCCCTCCGTTCGGTTCGAGTAGCCGTCGAGCCTGTCGAGACGGCGTATCGAGAACCCCGTCTCGACACGGGTTCTCGACAAGCTCGAACCCTGCTCGACACCAACGGAACATCTCACGAGGCATTGGCATGACCATCAACCAGAGCGGATGGCGCCCCACAATGGGCAATTCGGGGGACGAAGTGGCGGAAGTCGAAGGCGCGACCTTCACCGGCAATCGCGCGCTGATGCTGGAAGAACCGCTGATCTTCGAACGCGGATCGGTCGACGTCACCGGCGTCGATATCGAGGACGCGCCGAAAGTCGCCTCGCGGCTCGGCGGGCTGGAGCGCAATCGCGACATCGGGCTGCCCGGCCTCTCCGAGCCGGAAACGGTGCGCCACTATACGCGGCTGTCGCGTCAGAATTACGCGATCGACCTCGGTCTTTTCCCATTGGGAAGCTGCACGATGAAGCACAACCCGCGGCTCAACGAGCGCGTCGCGCGGATGCCGGGCTTTGCCGATGTCCACCCGCTCCAGCCGGTCGATACAGTGCAGGGCGCCTTTGCGGTGGTCGATGAACTGGCCGACTGGCTGCTCAAGCTCACCAACATGACGAGCATCGCGATGTCGCCCAAGGCAGGCGCGCATGGCGAGCTGTGCGGCGTGCTGTGCATCAAGTCTGCGCTCGAAAAGCGTGGCGATACCGAGCGCAAAATCGTGCTCGTTCCCGAGAGCGCGCACGGTACCAATCCTGCGACGGCGGCATTTGCCGGGTTCAAGGTCGAGAATATCCCGGCGACGCCCGAGGGCCGCGTCGATCTGGAGGCGCTCAAGGCGCGGCTGGGGCCGGACGTGGCGGGGGTGATGATCACCAACCCCAATACCTGCGGCCTGTTCGAACGCGACATGAAGGCGATTTCGGACGCGGTGCATGACGCGGGCGGCTATGTTTATTGCGACGGCGCCAATTTCAACGCGATCGTCGGCCGGGTGCGGCCGGGCGATCTCGGCATCGACGCGATGCACATCAACTTGCACAAGACCTTCTCGACGCCGCATGGCGGCGGCGGACCGGGGTCGGGACCGGTGGTACTGTCCGAAGCGCTCGCGCCCTTCGCGCCCCTGCCGTTCGTCACGCGCCAGGCGGACGGTTCGCTGCACCTTGTCGAGGAAGAGACGGTCGGCGAGGACCATCCCGACAGTTTCGGGCGGATGACGGCATTCCACGGCCAGATGGGCATGTTCACGCGCGCGCTTACCTATATCCTCAGCCACGGTGCCGACGGATTGCGGCAAGTGGCGGAGGACAGCGTGCTCAACGCCAATTACATCCTGCGCAGCCTGGAGGATGTACTCGAAGCGCCGTTCGGCCCGTCGGGGCCGTGCATGCACGAAGCGATCTTCTCCGACGCGGGGCTGGCCGAGGGCTTTTCGACGCTCGACATCGCCAAGGCGCTGATCGATGAGGGCTTTCACCCGATGACCATGTATTTCCCGCTGGTCGTCCACGGCGCGATGCTGATCGAACCGACCGAGACCGAGAGCAAGGGCTCGCTCGACCAGTTTATCGGCGCGCTGCGCTCGGTGGCCGGGCGCGCCAAGGCGGGTGACGAGACGCTCAAGTCCGCCCCGCATTTCGCGCCGCGGCGTCGGCTCGACGAAACCCAGGCGGCGCGCAAGCCGATGCTGGTGTGGAAGGACCCGGTTCAGGCCGAGGCAGCGGAGTAAGGCACGATGGTGGACGCGGATCGCGCGCAAAAGGGTCGCGAGACCTTCCGGTCGGTGATCGGCCGCGATCTGCCCGAGCGCGCGCCGAGCCCGTTCACCGACGCGGCGCGCGACTTCGTCTTCGCCGAAGTGTGGAGCCGCCCCGGGCTCGACCGGCGCTCGCGGCTGTGGATCACGCTGTCCTGCGTCGCGGCGGCGGGCGCGCCGACCGCGATCCGCACCTATCTCCACGCGGCGCTCGACAGCGGCGAAGTGACGATGGAGGAATTGCGCGAATTCGTGCTGCAATTCGCCGTGTTCCAGGGCTTTCCCAAGGCCGCCGAGATCGAACAGGCGCTCCATGCCGTCGCTGCCGAGCGGGGCTAGCGAAACTGCGTATTGCGGCTCAGGGTGCTCCGGCGCATCGCCCGGGGCAAACGTAAATTCGGTGATCGCCCAATGAACGAACAACAGGTCAGCCAACTCGTCACCTATGTCGTAACGGCGATAGTCGTCGGCGTTATCCTCTATTTCCGCATGCGCAGGATGAGCAGACAGCGGCCGTTGCGAGTCGAGCGTCTGTGGATCTTTCCGGCGATTTTCGCTGCCGTCGCCGCCTATCTCTATGCCACGCACCCGCCGCACGGCATGGGCTGGGCCTGGTGTCTGATCGCGCTGATCGTCGGCGCAGCGGCAGGGTGGCAATGGGGGCGGCTGATGCGCATCCATGTCGATCCTGAAACCCATGCGCTCAATCAGTCGCAATCGCCCTTCGCGATCCTGTTCCTGCTGGGGCTGGTGGCGATCCGCATCGGATCGCGGGCGATGCTGATGAACGGCGTGACGTTGGGCGGCGACGCGATGCTTGTCACCGACGTGCTGATCGCCTTCGCGCTGGGGCTGTTCGTGACGCAGCGGCTGGAAATGTATCTGCGCGCCAACCGCATGCTCGAGGAAGCGCGCGCCTCGGTTTCCTGAGGCGACCGAGGCGGCTATGTCCGGGCGATGACTGAAGAACGCCGCCACGCCCCCGCGACGCTGCGCAATCGCGAGCCGATCGCCGATATACTCGCCGACGCGCTGCCCGCCACCGGCACCGTGCTCGAAATCGCCAGCGGGAGCGGCGAGCATTGCGCCTATTTCGCAAGGCGTTTTCCCGATCTGCGCTGGCTGCCGAGCGACGGCGACCGCGAGGCGCTTGCCTCGATCGCGGCATGGTGCGGCGATTGCGCCAATGTGGCGGCGCCGGTGCTGCTCGATGCCGCCGGGGATTGGCCCGAGCTGGCGGCGGATGCGATATTCTGTTCGAACATGGTCCATATCAGCCCCTGGGAAGCGACGCTGGGCCTGTTCGACGGGGCGGCCGGCGTGCTTTCCGCCGGTGCGCCGCTGATCCTCTACGGTCCCTATCTGCGTGCCGACGTGCCGACCGCGCCTTCCAACCTCGCCTTTGACGAAAGCCTCAAGGCGCGTGATTCGCGCTGGGGCATTCGCGCGCTGGAGGCCGTTGACGCAGTCGCGGCCGACAAGGGATTCGCACGGGCGGCGCTGGTCGAAATGCCCGCCAACAACCTGACCCTCGTCTATCGCAAGGCCTGATTTTCCTCCTCCGCCAAAGCCGCCGATTCCTGCCGCGCCCGCAGCCGTTCGCGCCACACGATATAGAGTCCGCTGGCGATGATTACCGGCGCGCCGAGCCAGGTATAGGGCGAGGGGAGCATCCCGAAGAGCAGCCAGCCATAGAGCGTCGCCCAGATCAGGCTCGAATAGTCCATCGGTACCACCACCGACACCGGCGCGTACCGCAGCGCCGCGGTGAGCGCGATCTGCCCCGCGCCGCCGACCAGCCCGATGCCGACCAGGATCGCCCAGGTGAGCGGGTCATGTGCCTGCATGCCGTAGAGAAACGGGCCGATCAGGATCGGCATCGACAGGGTCGAGAACCAGAATACGGTCGTCCCGGCGCTTTCGGTCTGGCCTATCTGGCGCAGCAATATCGCGACGATCGCCACCAGAAATGCCGCCGTCAGCCCCACCGCCGCGCCCGACAGCGGGATATGCGCGCTGCCCGGCTGCGCCACGATCAGCACGCCGAGGAACCCGGCGATCACCGCGCCCCAGCGATGCCAGCCGGTCGGCTCCTTCAGGAGCAGCGCGCCCAATATCGTCGCGAAGATCGGCACGGTGAACTGGAAGGTCGTTGCTTCGGCGAGCGGCAGCAGGATCACGGCGCCGAAATTGAACACCATGCCGATCAGCCCAACAATCGTGCGGCGCAGATGCGCGCCGAATCGCTGGGTGCGGATCGTGTGCAGCCCGGCGCCGGCAGCGAGGAAGACCAGCACCAGCGGAATCGCGAAAAGCTGGCGAAAGAACAGCGCCTCGACCAGCCCCGCGCCGCGGCTTTCGGCCAGCTTGATCAGCGCCGCCATCGACGCGAGACAGAAGATCGCGAGCAGGCGCAATGCAATGCCGGCAAGGATGCGGTCGGGTGCGGGTTGAGTCACGCAAGGGCGCCTATCGCATTTTGTGCAGTGCGGAAACGGCACGGTCAGCTGAAACCTGCGAAGCGTGAGCGCTCGCAGGGGCTTTGACTTGCGGCAACGACTCGCTATCGGCGGAATCCTGATGGTGAAACACGCTCTTCCGGTCACGCGCGCGCAGGATTTCGCGCAATGGTATCAAACCGTGATTTCCGAAGCCGACATGGCCGAGGAATCCGGGGTTCGCGGATGCATGGTCATCCGCCCCTGGGGCTTCGGCATCTGGGAACGGATGCAGCGGCTGCTCGACGATCGCATCCGTGCAACGGGGCATGAGAATTGCTATTTCCCGCTGTTCATCCCGCTTTCCTATTTCGAGAAGGAAGCCGAGCATGTCGAAGGCTTCGCCAAGGAAATGGCGGTCGTCACGCATCACCGGCTGATCCCGGACGGCAAGGGCGGGCTGATGCCCGATCCCGAGGCGAAGCTGGAAGAGCCGCTGATCGTGCGCCCGACGTCGGAAACGGTGATCGGGTCGGCGTTCGCGCGCTGGATCCAGAGCTGGCGCGACCTGCCGGTGCTGATCAACCAATGGGCGAACGTCGTTCGCTGGGAAATGCGCACGCGCATGTTCCTGCGCACCAGCGAGTTTCTGTGGCAGGAAGGCCATACCGCGCACGCCACCGAGGAAGAGGCGCGCTACGAAACGCTGACGATGCTCGAGGTGTATCGCAGCTTCGCCGAGGATTGCGTCGCGATGCCGGTGATCGCGGGCGAGAAGCCGGAGAATGAGCGCTTCCCGGGCGCGGTCGGCACCTGGTCGATCGAGGCGATGATGCAGGACGGCAAGGCGCTGCAGGCGGGGACCAGCCATTTTCTCGGCACCAATTTCGCCAAGGCGCAGAATATCCGTTTCCAGAATGCCGAGGGCCAGTTCGAACTGGCGCAGACGACCAGCTGGGGCATGTCGACGCGGATGATCGGCGGGCTGATCATGAC
This genomic interval from Sphingosinithalassobacter tenebrarum contains the following:
- the thrB gene encoding homoserine kinase; translation: MAVYTHVSAEALAEFLTRFDVGELVSAKGIAEGVENSNYLVETTQDRFILTLYEKRVAADDLPYFMALLDHLAAKGLPVPPAIKDREGREIHELEGRPACLIKFLPGVSLSHPNVAQARAAGEALGAMHQAVADFPLDRPNSMGFESWKPLLERCGESLDGIAPGLYRDLDFALGDLAETWDRQGLARCAIHADLFPDNVLMLGDAITGVIDFYFACTDIRLYDLAVAHAAWSFDTTGEHYDEAVGNALIEGYSQSFPLSEVEHSAFHDLAVGACLRFTLSRAWDWLNTPADALVTRKDPLAFWRRVKVYDPDLATLLPTLA
- the ispH gene encoding 4-hydroxy-3-methylbut-2-enyl diphosphate reductase, producing the protein MTDATKPCLELLIAAPRGFCAGVDRAIRIVELAIEKYGPPVYVRHEIVHNKYVVDALREKGAIFVEELDQVPDDVPVVFSAHGVPKAVPAKAAERGLSYLDATCPLVSKVHRQAERLVAAGRHILFIGHKGHPEVIGTFGQVPEGSMTLLETVADAEALSPADPDNLAFLTQTTLSVDDTAATLAVLHRRFPTIVAPKADDICYATSNRQEAVKAIASSVDLMLVIGAPNSSNSLRLVEVAERQGTDAHLIQRGQDIDHGWLAGVGSIGITAGASAPEILVREVVDHLKRHFDITEREVTTAEEMIAFKLPRGLEAA
- the gcvT gene encoding glycine cleavage system aminomethyltransferase GcvT gives rise to the protein MSELVQDNSEETGPQQLPLDSWHRERGGRMVPFAGYEMPVQYEGIMAEHLWTREHAGLFDVSHMGQLLFSGEGVDVALESLLPGELQKLGEGRMRYSLLLAENGGIHDDLMVTRLPANNAFEEDAGAFYMVVNGATKWDDLGVLRENLSDDIRIAHLDEQALLALQGPEAVTALERLVPGVADLVFMTAGAFDWQGNPLWVSRSGYTGEDGFEISLPADCAVAFADALLEQAEVKPIGLGARDSLRLEAGLPLYGHDIDLETTPIAADLGFALSKRRREEGGFPGAERILMEREQGSVSKRVGLTIEGRQPVREGAMVVDADGSEVGKVTSGGFAPSVGAPIGMAYVPTALAAPGTEITLAQRGKIHRATVTPMPFIPHRYVRKKG
- the gcvH gene encoding glycine cleavage system protein GcvH; the protein is MSRYFTEDHEWIEVENQTATVGITDYAQEQLGDIVFVEVPEAGREFARGDEAAVVESVKAASDVYAPVSGVVTEANEALGDDPALVNSDPEGEGWFFKLSLTHPDQLEGLMDETKYKDFVSKL
- the gcvPA gene encoding aminomethyl-transferring glycine dehydrogenase subunit GcvPA, with translation MRYLPLTDADRGEMLARVGAATIDDLFVDVPEHARFDGPIPNLPLHASEMAVERHMGRLSRQNLSAGDAPFFLGCGAYRHHVPASVDHIIQRGEFLTAYTPYQPEIAQGTLQMMFEFQTQVARLLGCDLANASMYDGSTACWEAITMARRVTRRAKAILSSGLHPHYVSVANTMAKFTGDVLETGLPELTAEPDTASLIDRIDDDTSCVVVQYPDILGRVSDLSELAAACHAKKALLVAVVTEPVALGALKAPGEMGADIVVGEGQALGVGLQFGGPYCGLFACSEKLVRQMPGRLTGETVDAEGKRGFVLTLSTREQHIRREKATSNICTSSVLCALAMSVHMTLLGEKGLRQLAARNHARACQTADRLAKVPGVEVVNDSFFNEFTVKLSKEARPVVRDLADKGVLAGVSLGRLWPDAEALANGLVIAVTETVTDEDIEALTSGLEEALA
- the gcvPB gene encoding aminomethyl-transferring glycine dehydrogenase subunit GcvPB, with the translated sequence MTINQSGWRPTMGNSGDEVAEVEGATFTGNRALMLEEPLIFERGSVDVTGVDIEDAPKVASRLGGLERNRDIGLPGLSEPETVRHYTRLSRQNYAIDLGLFPLGSCTMKHNPRLNERVARMPGFADVHPLQPVDTVQGAFAVVDELADWLLKLTNMTSIAMSPKAGAHGELCGVLCIKSALEKRGDTERKIVLVPESAHGTNPATAAFAGFKVENIPATPEGRVDLEALKARLGPDVAGVMITNPNTCGLFERDMKAISDAVHDAGGYVYCDGANFNAIVGRVRPGDLGIDAMHINLHKTFSTPHGGGGPGSGPVVLSEALAPFAPLPFVTRQADGSLHLVEEETVGEDHPDSFGRMTAFHGQMGMFTRALTYILSHGADGLRQVAEDSVLNANYILRSLEDVLEAPFGPSGPCMHEAIFSDAGLAEGFSTLDIAKALIDEGFHPMTMYFPLVVHGAMLIEPTETESKGSLDQFIGALRSVAGRAKAGDETLKSAPHFAPRRRLDETQAARKPMLVWKDPVQAEAAE
- a CDS encoding carboxymuconolactone decarboxylase family protein; protein product: MVDADRAQKGRETFRSVIGRDLPERAPSPFTDAARDFVFAEVWSRPGLDRRSRLWITLSCVAAAGAPTAIRTYLHAALDSGEVTMEELREFVLQFAVFQGFPKAAEIEQALHAVAAERG
- a CDS encoding CcdC protein domain-containing protein, coding for MNEQQVSQLVTYVVTAIVVGVILYFRMRRMSRQRPLRVERLWIFPAIFAAVAAYLYATHPPHGMGWAWCLIALIVGAAAGWQWGRLMRIHVDPETHALNQSQSPFAILFLLGLVAIRIGSRAMLMNGVTLGGDAMLVTDVLIAFALGLFVTQRLEMYLRANRMLEEARASVS
- a CDS encoding DUF938 domain-containing protein, which codes for MTEERRHAPATLRNREPIADILADALPATGTVLEIASGSGEHCAYFARRFPDLRWLPSDGDREALASIAAWCGDCANVAAPVLLDAAGDWPELAADAIFCSNMVHISPWEATLGLFDGAAGVLSAGAPLILYGPYLRADVPTAPSNLAFDESLKARDSRWGIRALEAVDAVAADKGFARAALVEMPANNLTLVYRKA
- a CDS encoding DMT family transporter: MTQPAPDRILAGIALRLLAIFCLASMAALIKLAESRGAGLVEALFFRQLFAIPLVLVFLAAGAGLHTIRTQRFGAHLRRTIVGLIGMVFNFGAVILLPLAEATTFQFTVPIFATILGALLLKEPTGWHRWGAVIAGFLGVLIVAQPGSAHIPLSGAAVGLTAAFLVAIVAILLRQIGQTESAGTTVFWFSTLSMPILIGPFLYGMQAHDPLTWAILVGIGLVGGAGQIALTAALRYAPVSVVVPMDYSSLIWATLYGWLLFGMLPSPYTWLGAPVIIASGLYIVWRERLRARQESAALAEEENQALR
- the proS gene encoding proline--tRNA ligase, yielding MVKHALPVTRAQDFAQWYQTVISEADMAEESGVRGCMVIRPWGFGIWERMQRLLDDRIRATGHENCYFPLFIPLSYFEKEAEHVEGFAKEMAVVTHHRLIPDGKGGLMPDPEAKLEEPLIVRPTSETVIGSAFARWIQSWRDLPVLINQWANVVRWEMRTRMFLRTSEFLWQEGHTAHATEEEARYETLTMLEVYRSFAEDCVAMPVIAGEKPENERFPGAVGTWSIEAMMQDGKALQAGTSHFLGTNFAKAQNIRFQNAEGQFELAQTTSWGMSTRMIGGLIMTHGDDDGLRVPPRIAPWQVVIVPMLRDTPDDATLIEYCRDIQRSISHLTALGEPVRVLMDVKPVKAATKRWGWVKKGAPIILEVGGRDMAGSNVSVLRRDQLYRDDGKLNSSIVNRDEFIDQVPELLENIQTGLHQEARARLRANIVRATSREEVSLRFAEKGDFNGWVEVPWCRATGEDLEEIVKWLKSLKLTFRNVPEHSDKTEGPCFFYPDRPAVERILIARAY